A section of the Tistrella mobilis genome encodes:
- a CDS encoding helix-turn-helix domain-containing protein, with product MMHIDNDLKHELAEHCQIIAARIRDLRIRRGMSQSELGKLIGLSFQQVQKYEKGRNRVSADRLSLIAKVLGVSPAFFFEGLGGMPASKAFDPDTERLVRAWWAVPPAIRGGILSTVVAVDAALRDR from the coding sequence ATGATGCATATCGATAACGATCTGAAGCACGAACTGGCCGAACACTGCCAGATCATCGCCGCCCGGATCCGTGATCTGCGGATCCGGCGTGGCATGTCGCAAAGCGAGCTTGGGAAGCTGATCGGACTCAGCTTTCAGCAGGTCCAGAAATACGAGAAAGGCCGCAATCGGGTCTCCGCAGACCGCCTCAGCCTGATCGCGAAGGTGCTGGGTGTATCCCCCGCCTTCTTCTTCGAAGGTCTGGGCGGGATGCCTGCAAGCAAGGCCTTCGACCCTGACACTGAACGCCTGGTCAGGGCCTGGTGGGCCGTCCCGCCGGCGATCCGTGGCGGCATCCTGTCGACGGTCGTCGCTGTCGATGCAGCCCTCAGGGACCGTTGA
- a CDS encoding type II toxin-antitoxin system HicB family antitoxin produces MSMMLEYKGYLGSVEYSDDDEVLHGRLEFIRDLVTYEGVDGKGLKAAFHEAVDDYLELCAAQGRKPDMPLKGSFNVRPGRDLHRRAMLYARRRGVNLNTVVSDALRRFLDREDHAA; encoded by the coding sequence ATGAGCATGATGCTGGAATATAAGGGCTATCTCGGCTCGGTCGAATACAGTGACGACGACGAGGTGTTGCACGGGCGGCTGGAGTTCATCCGTGATCTGGTGACCTATGAGGGCGTGGACGGGAAAGGCCTCAAGGCTGCTTTCCACGAGGCCGTGGACGATTACCTTGAGCTTTGCGCGGCTCAGGGCCGCAAACCCGATATGCCTCTGAAGGGCAGCTTCAATGTCCGGCCCGGGCGCGATCTGCACCGCCGTGCCATGCTCTATGCCAGGCGCCGGGGCGTGAATCTGAATACCGTCGTTAGTGACGCCCTGCGTCGTTTTCTCGACCGTGAGGACCATGCAGCCTGA
- a CDS encoding type II toxin-antitoxin system HicA family toxin — protein sequence MSRHDKLVARLRGKPKDFTWDELVRLLEGLGYSEAATGKTGGSRRRFIHDTAPTIALHKPHPGNIVRMYVIEDVLRVLTEEGLI from the coding sequence ATGAGTCGGCACGACAAACTGGTTGCCCGGCTCAGGGGCAAGCCGAAGGACTTCACCTGGGACGAGCTGGTCAGGCTGCTGGAAGGGCTGGGATACAGCGAGGCGGCGACCGGCAAGACAGGCGGGTCCCGTCGGCGGTTTATCCATGACACCGCGCCGACCATCGCGTTGCACAAGCCGCACCCCGGCAACATCGTCAGGATGTACGTCATCGAGGATGTGTTGCGGGTGCTGACCGAGGAGGGTCTGATATGA